In the genome of Mytilus edulis chromosome 14, xbMytEdul2.2, whole genome shotgun sequence, the window ctttcttttgtttttctgagAAGCAGTTGAATGGACTTGATAAAAGATTGTTTCTTTTTCGACTTTAACTGATTTATATTTCTTTCGAAAAACTTTTTTTCCGTGTAATTTGTAAGTtttgtactttcactttcattttgTACATACTTCTACAACACCAATTGTCAAAGGCAAAGTTTCTCACATTCTTCACAACAGTAAATGTGAGTATTTCAATAAATAGATAAGTGCAAGAAATGTCATCTTTTaatgttatatacaaatgtagtgtTTTAGCAAATTTTAATCATATGGTTTCTCGATATTTTCTGAAATGCTTTCAGAAATGAAGGTATATATTAATTCCATAAAGATCATcattcaaaatacaaattaataatttcccaatttcattgtatttattatatttgattcTATGATAAAGTTTAGATATCCAGTATACAAATAAGACTTTTAGCCTTTTTACATGAGTATACGGTAATTGTTTTCCAGCTCGTTCAGGGCACACTATGCTGAACTATATACCATTACATTCATGTTGTTTGGACTCTGGAAAACCCAATCCCATTTCGGTTTAGTTTTGAATATCTGTTGGTATCAAATTGTTTAGTTTTTAAGCGGTCAtaagaaaacatataaatgacaaatataaaaatattctatttttgTGCAGTTGTAAAtacaataaagaaaaataatgaccaaataaattgtatatttcaaAGATCGTCTGgtttatatttgttatagtttataatttaaacaaatataattttagatatttgataaaacaaattatttaatgagCTCATATCCTAAACAATTGTCTCAACAATATTTCATCGAATTGATGATAATGATAACATCAAGGAAGCAAAATAATTTTGTCCTCAATTTtgtatttcactttcatttgtaCAAATGTTGTATATATAGAGATACAATTCATTGTTATCCGTACCACGTAAATTTTCTGAGGCGCGCTGACTTCCTTCACATTCTTTATTTCAGTTAATGTAAGtagtttaaattttaagaaacatgaTAATTGAAGAAGTTTTTAGCGTTTACTGTTATTTCATATATAAATACAGAAATAGTGTAAAGAAAATTTGATGAACATTACCTccagtttgttttaaatgttaacaaaaactGTGCTACGACATTTTCATAACGTCGAAATCTTCATTCAATTTCGCAAATTAATCATTTGCATCAATAACCTTGCATATCTTTTTTAAAAGGGTTAACTTTCTTCAAGACGAGGCGTCCCACTACTTAGcataacacatttattttaagatACTGAATACATTTAACTATAACAGTGATaatttatacacaaaaataaaGAGATACATATGTTAAATGgaattatatttttctttgatgttatacatgtatgtcaaagtCATACAAAggatgtaattttaaaacaattatccATAAATATTGTGATCAATCAGAATATTCGTAGGTTTGTAGATCATTTAGTTTTATAAGGTAACACAAGCTTcgaatattttttaacattcaaatacAAGTAAAGAAAAAAGCTTCGCAAATTATGgttaatattatttaatatatcgTATTCCAACAACATTGATTTGCGCTAAAAATAGCCCgagaagaaaattattttatgaaaatgcaaACCTATAAACCGAATCTTTATCTGTAAGTTCTGGAAATATGAATGTTCTTCCACTTTATTTTTGATTAACATATTTCTTGAAGATATTCAgaattgtttacaaaaaaacaataagtATTTGATTTTATGTTACTATCAGTACCATCATACACGTAAATacataaagtcaaaataaaaataagatttcaaactattgattttcattaaaaaaaaacaccttgtgaatttattttcaaggaaaatgttaatttaatgaaaatgaaattctgTAAACACTTTTGTAATAGATTCAGGATGAAGGAACGACTAAAATCGATAAATCATCAGTTATACGGTCAACATCACAATTGGTTGACCCTACCATGTGTCTGTGTCTTAACTAGCGACATGTTTTCGTGTTCTGAGATCCTTTATATACAAGTATGATCGTGTGATCTGTTAATGTCCCAATTGTGACTGAAAATTGATGCGTGAATAGCAGAAGGCGTTTTCAATGTCATCTCTcctggccttgcggtcataaaactttcgagcacgattttagtactcagactcgaaaatcaaccaatcaaactgcttaatttcatgtttcgagcatgctttttgtgctccgagcactgagcaaagttttatgccttcaacaTTTTCAAGGCCTGGTGTCAATGCGCCTTCTCCACTTTTTTCCTAGTTTCCATCTTGATTTGTCCACTTTtaatcgaattaaaaaaaattgaaataggcTAAGTACTGTTACCTTAAATTAGAATTAAACTAAACGAAGATTAACCTAATCGATAAATTGCATTCGGCGATGTTATTAATAAATAAAGAAGGGTAGGATTAGGGTTACGACGATTTGAACAAACTCGATTATATTGCTGATGTGTTAATTTGTCTTTTCAACAATTGCAATAGCAATAACAAATAACAACACGAATTATATGAACAAGTAATGAACTGTTGTCAAACTAGagccaattttatttttcagtttataaACAATGGGCGTAAAGATATACATATGGGCGGAGGGAGGAGGAAATGTAGGTCATGGATCGATGACCTTAAGCAATGGAACTCATATCAGCTGGTGGCCAAAGGAAGACAAAGCGAAATCTGCCAACCAAAGATGGGTGAGTTTAATGACAATAGAGATAACCCACAGTTTTCGTATTGCTTAATCTATGGGTTTTCATGTTGTGTCTTgtgaattattatttgtttattcttctttttctttttaatgcCATGGcgctgtaagtttattttcgatctatgagtttgactgtcccgttggtatctttcgccctttttTCAATTCAAATCAGTGTACTGTTTGGTTCTAACGGATCTGATATGTTTGTATAAGGTTTTGCCTCGAGAATCATTGAGGAGACAATGATGTGTGAGAAATGTGCATTTTGTCCTGTAAATTTGGTTTATGTTTTGTCATTTCTACTACATCATTTTCTGCTGTCAGTCTGTTAATAACCAATGAAAACGTTTACTGTTTTATGTATATTCAACATAAGGTTAAGTCATCAATACAAATAATAGCAAAACATTTCCTGACAAAGATTATGACTCTAATTCAGAATAAACAAACATGAATTAAAAATCTccattttttgatgaaatagaTCTCTGTACATTGTTTTTATAGAAATCAGTGGAAGCTGAACCAGCAACTTCGTATAAACAGGACGAGGAATGGGAAGGAAAACCAGCTGATTTCATATACGAAATTCCTTCCGGAAAACTTGACGAGGCAGCTGTTAAAACCTGGTGGAATGAGTTCAAAACAACAAACAACTATCATATTGCTTTTAAGAATTGTTGCAGTGCCGTCTACAGCGCATTGAAGAAAGGTGGAGCTGACAAGATAGCCTCGTTCCCGATGTCTCCTATTTCAACACCAGCAAACCTCAAGGACTATGCTGAGAAACTACAGAAAGCTATAAAATAACAATcacttttaataaaataaaagaacaacGCTGATGTTTGACATCACAACGTGATCATATgattttgttaaataatgtctTGTTATTGCATAATTcgttatcatttaaaaaattgctAGCGtaaattgagaaataaaaaatcatattatatatgtacatgtatattaaattgAATTATATCAGATAGCAGTTTTGTTGGAGTGAACCTCCtctcatttgtttaatttttttacgcTTTTCAACGATTGCCATACACTGTGGATTTTCTTGTTTATGTGGGTACCAATTGAAGTATGGGACTAAAATCAACCTTATGTTCTTTCAAAATCACACAaattttcaaaggagtaggttcagtaagccCCCTTGTTGGCCCCaacatatagcagttttacaaaattgttaagatgtaaacttttagttattcattggaaagtaaaatgcttctgctacataaatatgggctgtttttgacaatacaatgcacatatatcgggtgcCAGCATCATTAgttcatgctaaattactgaaatcttcacaattttagcattttaattaaatttttgacggtttccgtctgaattgaaagtggccgcattcgtgttcattcttaatattgaaatgtaacttgtattttatgataatacacaacatatataaaggttgtggatggacacggatgcggccactttcatttttgacaaaaaccatcagaaaagtgacatttttgggcatatttgaaagatttttcatatttaagctagaatcggagcgtttttaatgagtaaattagataaacttattgaatcaactgaaatagacacttaagtgtttaaaaattgTTTACAATCATTCGTCAgataaacttgaaatttgaggccaaaatcggcccttaccggacctactcatTTGATAAGTTACATCGACTTGCTTACTATTGTGACACAGTTCAATTGTGTACAAACTAGAGAGTGATAAATAGAAGATGCTGCAATAATTGAATCATGTTAATTTACGAAAGCAATTTGGTCATTTATACTGCTCTCATTCGATAAATCTGTTAGAAGTATACTAGCATaactgttttttcttttctttgtgtATCATGAATATATTCCAAAGATATAATTCAAACGAATGACAAGACATTTCACACATCAACCAAGccgaaaaaaaatcttatttcaacATACTCACTTTTGACCTTGTCGTAGTGAACCGATTTTTTCCCTTCCGATAGATTGGTGCCAGTGTCGTGGACCTCTAACTTATATATCCTTATATCCTTAATAAGCAACATgtttatatttcctcattttgtCGATTTTGAGTTCCTACATATAACAACATACGCAACTTATCACATTTGACGCATGTAAATGTATACGACCAAGTTAGAACTAATATTGGTTGTCaaactttttttgattttgaagaaaaaacgatttatataaaaaaatatatactagtagtaataGTCCGCCCATAAGATGTGTAGGACCAGTTAGAGCGTCTGTTACAGTGACAACACCGATATATGTACTAAATACTGATTATATGGTTTTATGATTGCCTTTGACGTTAGTGCGAGATCTACGTTTTGAACCATTTATAATCCAAAACAGTAACGATCCCGGTCTTCATACGTCCGGTCTGCTgattttaaagtttgttcttaTATATGTTGTCCTGTTACAACACTGTCCTTGGATAGGGGGTTAGTGCAAAAATTTGGTGCCAACAAACTAGATTTAAGGATCATTCTTATCACAATTTATCAGTCTGTCTGTGTCGTTTGTTCGTTTgttcgagggtatcaccagcccagtagtcaacacttctgtgttgacatgaatatcaatattgtggtcatttttataaatttcctgtttacaaaactttgaattttcgaaaaactaagtttttttttgtcccaggtatagattaccatagccgtatttggcacaaatttttggaattttggatcctcaatgctcttcaactttatacttgtttggctttataaatattttgatttgagcgtcactgatgagtcttatgtagacgagacgcgcgtctAGCGCACTAAATTacaattctggtacctttgataactagttgcTATATGCTGGtataatttttgtgttttatgttttgttttgtacatcAATCAAGCCGCTTTTTGTCTCGTTTAAAATGTGTTTGCCATTGATTTCGGTGCTTATAACATCcatatttgtttgatatattgaaaacaaataaaaggataaatatgaTCTAGATTTGAATTGATTGGTCAAGTAGTTTTATAACAGATGGTCAACATAACATTTTGCATACTGAAGCTACGACAACGGACAAACTAGTCAAATAAGGTAAGCATGTCAATTATATACAAACTTATGCACATATATAACACATCCACATGATTCTATTTTTCGAAAAAGTTAAATTAATCTTTAGCAAGACAATAACAATCTAAACCAAGGCGTAAACGACCAACATTTTATGATTAAAACAACGAAGTAATAGTTTTTTTTCACTACGAATGAGACAGGACAAGGTTGTGACTATGACCATGAAGACAATAAGAACATTCTTTTGAAATAATGATTATATAATGAATTCAATTATTCGCTCAACTCAATTCTTCATCTATACGAACATACCATAATCTAAAATATGACGGAGATAGCTAATATAATATGATTAAGGATATATTTGACCATACTTGCTAAAACTGAAAtaccttaaaaaaaatcacataatcgtttttttttgttgcatatTTTGCAGTCCTACGTATgaattcattttcaaatttaaccATAGATTTTGCCTGCAGTTGTGCGTAAGATTGAAGTTATATTATAATCTATCCTCATAGATTAACATTCAGATAAATATTACGAAATACAaaagtgaaaaacaaataaaacatgcatgatataataaaaaaaaacaaccgtgCCACTTGCGGTTCAAATATCTGTATTTTAGTTAAGTAAAAATTAGTTGTATTAATTCGAGCTCTCAAATCTCACttttttgtgtttgaaaataGCGAAACAACCTATCTATAGAATTTCCGAAAATAAAATCCTATTTATACCTTCTTTGTAattgataaagataattatttttaagGAAGTTATATATAAACCAGGTATTTTTCGAAAGGGTATTATTATAAAGTAGATCGATACCGCTGCGTCTATTTTAGTGTTTATTATGTTGCAACCTTGGGTCAACTTTTTTACGCATAAACAAATCACTGCGAATTTGATATAACAAGTGGGAATTTAATTCATACTGTAGTTTTAGATATAACTAACACTCAAGATAAGTTGGTAATATTCCTTTTAACGAATGTTTTGAGATACTAGCATAATTATGTTTTGTGTTCAGAAGAGAACTATTCCGACCAAACtctatggaacgccaacactgtcttgttatgaccattttcattatatgatgtgcatttacctttatatgatgtgaatTTACCTTTATATGCTGTGCTTtaacctttatatgatgtgcacttgtcattatatgatgtgcacacacctttatatgatgtgcacgcacctttatatgatgtgcaaatgttcttatatgatgtgcaaacatcattatattatgtgcaaacatacttatatgatgtgcatatatacttatatgatgtgcaaatatacttatatgatgtgcaaatatacttatatgatgtgcaaattttcttatatgatgtgcaaatgtacttatattatgtgcaaagatccttatatgatgtgcaaatattcttatatgatgtgcaaaggTCCTTATGTGATGTacaaatatcattatatgatgtgcaaacatcatgatatgatgtgcaaacatcattatatgatgtgtttgtgtcattatattatgtgcttgtaatcttatattatgtggttttatttacttcattatatgatgtcgaaacgtcattatatgatgtgctttcatcgtcgttatggtcaatgaacatgattacgattagaatgattactgtctacgtcataactgattccgatctgcttctgtaaaCTTAGGACCCGGCTCAAATATGTGTCTATCGCTAGCGAAATTGCAATTTAAAGGGAAAATGAGACAaagcaatttaacaaaatcaacattTCAAACATTTCGGTTGAAGATTAAGATCAGTTAATACAGGAGCTAGTTGAAGAAATTCCCGGCTGTAgagaaaatgataaaacaaatttaagagctctttagtttagtttaaacatattttatttgcaaaagtagcaaaagggattggacacaagttataacaacattagagacgtcctctcccatatttctttatagcttgctattcggtttaagcataggctccgtgttgaaggtcgtactatgACCTATTATAATTGTTTcctcttacaaattatgacttggatggagagttgtctcagtgactctcataccacatcttctaatgtCTATTCATTGCAAAAGGCACCATTGAAATCAcagtaattttcaaaaatatttcataacaatagctATAAAATTATATACTGAGGCATAATATGGcgagatggtttgttttataaaatgttattgaataatattaatCTGTAAATGGTAAGATGTATAATGTAGTATTGAATATGTACAATGATATTAAATATAGTATATCATATAATCTATGCTACAAAAggaagagaccgatttcattgagccgcaactcctctaaaaccataccaagtcggaaatatttgtgatatgacgtttacatgtagtgttttttacttttaatttgtctttgaaccaatcttttttccacagaaaacgcgAATTATgtgagaaaatacccaatttcgaAGACTGCAAGCTTAGTCGACGTAGTGCCCGCGAAATGCGAAATGTATATGTGGGTAATTGTAAATAAGAAAAAGTGGTATCTTtgctaatgagataactctctacaccagaccaaatgacacagaaattaataactataggtcaccgtacggttttttgcatatacagattgtttattttcaacttattttaatggagatttttttaattgctaataaAATTCATTCTGAAACATGAGTACTAGTATGTCAACAGATTTGGTGTAGCGTCAACGATTTCTGAGATACAAGGGGTTGATTCCTGATGAagtgttttagattttaatttttcgtccgaTTAGATCGGATTTTCCCCCTTGTGGTACTTATGTTGATCCTGTTCGGTAATGGCAACATATTTTACGTAGGCGATACAGTTATTGagttaaaagggaaaaaaaaccactgaaaatcacactttgccacactttttccaatttagggtatttaatatttttattttccaaccgAGATGAATTGGATGACGCCCGTCTTTttgcattttgttcctctttttcgtctctaataataaaataaaaagcatTAACCTTGTAATTACTGTGTCCACCTTATTACTATGTCATcactctttgtttcaacacttgcccacTCGCTGGCATTTccgtgtatcatcggtacaggGGATATAGATACTAACCAAGGGGTCGTGATCGATTTTTATTCTGACACggtacgaaaatctttgttttgtttacattatatcaatgtgtacttcaatcttaacatatttgttgttttaagaaatgattttgtcaTAGGTTGGTGATTAGAGAAGTCTCACTATTTGCCccaaaacatgtgcaaatacttgtcaaagaagttggcgctcgtctcatccgatatgattctatattcattgcaactctttttctgatagaaggctaCTGTTTGTGcttaataagtatagctgtttcaataattggcattgaaatattttatacatatgttatttttcaaaactttattccGACACGAAGCGTTGTGTAGAGCTGACCACATCAATccttctgtacggtgcatagttaaatgAATGTACGGTATATAGTTTTTTCACGCTTCGAAGTACCTATAAAGCTATATtcgctgtaccgatgatacacggTGGTATAATTATAATTTGGAATACTTTGCTTGCTTGTGACAATGGTGTTCAACAAGAAGAAAACTGATCACctttcctattttatttatttttgattgacTAAAATAATTTCTTAGTGACTAAAAATATTACAGGACTTAACAGAACTATACCAGAAGATCTGGAAagagaataagaaataaatctagtgatttgttatattgtttgcagatgacacGGTGTTGTTTGCTTAAACAGCACAGGACCTGCAGACTCAACTCAATGCTTTCCATGATTATTGTAAGGCTTGGAACTTGAAAGTAAAGTTGACAAAATTAAAGtcttagtggttttttttttggaaggaAGCCAAAAAATCTCCGATTTTCTTACAATGATACTCACATTgagatgataaaacaatttgggaattgttgttactaaaacgggaaattttaatatgacaaaaacattTATCCGATAAGGCCTTAAGCCATGTACGAAAACTTGAAAACAGGAAGGATGTATAAGATTTCTGTAAAATGTCAACTTCAGCTTGTtcgtttataaacaaaaatataaacacgTGCCTTTGTCCTCCAGCTGGCTTAGTAATTTTGAAACCTCTCTctcttgttttgtatattatactgtaaatagttattatttttatctctGTATACTGATGATATACATTGACTTTGTGAGACTAGATATATAGATTTAGAGGCCATACGTATACCGGTATGGATGATTGATTGACTGTTATTTagcgccactttcaacacttttATGCTATTTCGTGGCAGTGAATTTAAATTGGTGGAGAAAGCCGAAGTGCCCGGAGAGACCCCCTGACCTTCGTTTGGAAAACAAACAATtctggtcaattaagattggagtcgagcttACCTGCCACGTACGGGATTTGAAATCGCACACCTAAGTGTTGACATGCTAGTGATACAGCAGTTCGActacttataaaaaaagaagatgtggcatgattgccaatgagacaactttccacaaaagaccaaaatgacacagacattaacaactataggtcaccgtacggccttcaacagtgagcaaagaccataccgcatagtcagctataaaaggccgcgataagacaatgtaaaacaattcaagcgagaaaactaacggccttataattatttatgtaaaaaaaatgaacgaaaaacaaatatgtaacacattaacaaacgacaaccactgaattacaggctcctgacttgggacaggcatatacataaataatttggcggggttaaacatgttagcgggatcccaaccctccccctaacatgggacagtggtataacagtacaacataagaacgaactataaaaatcagttgaaaaaggcttaactcatcagatggacaaaaatacaagtggacgtggccgggtatacatcccgacacaaaaagacatgctaaagagacaactctccacaagaggtcaaatttacacagaaattaacaactataggtaaccgtacggccttcaacaatgatcaaagcccataccgcatattcagctataaaaggccccgaaataataATAAACACTCGACCACCGAGCGCCAATCACTTTCACCCGAAATGGATTAAAGGAGATATGGAATGAACCTGAACTCGGTGCATTACATTTACGTACagctttttatcatgttttatcatgtttttgtgCAT includes:
- the LOC139503185 gene encoding multifunctional-autoprocessing repeats-in-toxin-like: MGVKIYIWAEGGGNVGHGSMTLSNGTHISWWPKEDKAKSANQRWKSVEAEPATSYKQDEEWEGKPADFIYEIPSGKLDEAAVKTWWNEFKTTNNYHIAFKNCCSAVYSALKKGGADKIASFPMSPISTPANLKDYAEKLQKAIK